A stretch of the Bacillus anthracis str. Vollum genome encodes the following:
- a CDS encoding DMT family transporter, whose protein sequence is MKQERSIALPLAISIIAISFAAVFVKMSSAPSSILSMYRLWIIVLIMLPIVWKKREEFSKIQIKDWGFLIGSGFFLALHFLLWFESLKHTTVASSTIILALQPIVSLVGGFFLFKERTTYSAIATMGIAILGVVCIGWGDLGLSEQAIYGDILSFLSVIAVVGYLFIGQTTVKKVSHWIYSFTVFAFAGIFMGMYNIVLQVPFTGYTKWDWTVFLLLAVVPTVSHVINNWLLNYVNATTISMSILGEPVGASILAFFLLGERLNAMQMIGSMLVLFGVSVFLLQQEKRTAKDVVNEPVYTQEL, encoded by the coding sequence TTGAAACAAGAAAGGTCAATCGCACTACCATTAGCTATTTCTATTATAGCCATTTCATTCGCAGCAGTTTTTGTAAAGATGTCCTCAGCACCATCTTCCATATTAAGTATGTATCGCTTATGGATTATTGTACTTATAATGCTGCCTATCGTTTGGAAAAAACGGGAAGAGTTCAGTAAGATTCAAATAAAAGATTGGGGATTTTTAATTGGATCTGGTTTCTTTTTAGCACTTCATTTTCTTTTATGGTTTGAATCTTTAAAGCATACAACAGTTGCAAGTTCGACAATTATTTTAGCGCTTCAACCAATCGTATCTTTAGTGGGCGGTTTTTTCTTATTTAAAGAAAGAACAACATACTCAGCCATTGCGACAATGGGAATTGCGATATTAGGTGTAGTGTGTATTGGTTGGGGAGATTTAGGACTAAGTGAACAAGCAATTTATGGAGATATATTATCCTTTTTAAGTGTAATAGCAGTAGTTGGTTATTTATTTATCGGCCAAACGACAGTAAAGAAAGTATCACACTGGATTTACAGCTTTACAGTTTTTGCATTCGCAGGTATTTTTATGGGAATGTATAATATAGTACTGCAAGTGCCTTTTACAGGTTATACGAAGTGGGATTGGACCGTTTTTCTTTTACTTGCTGTTGTGCCGACAGTGTCACATGTCATTAATAATTGGTTATTAAACTACGTAAATGCAACAACAATATCGATGAGTATTTTAGGGGAACCAGTTGGAGCATCTATACTAGCATTCTTCTTACTTGGGGAAAGATTAAATGCAATGCAAATGATCGGTAGCATGCTCGTCTTATTTGGTGTGTCTGTTTTCTTATTGCAGCAAGAAAAACGAACAGCAAAAGATGTGGTGAACGAACCAGTATATACGCAGGAATTATAA
- the exsF gene encoding exosporium protein ExsF, whose protein sequence is MFSSDCEFTKIDCEAKPASTLPAFGFAFNASAPQFASLFTPLLLPSVSPNPNITVPVINDTVSVGDGIRILRAGIYQISYTLTISLDNSPVAPEAGRFFLSLGTPANIIPGSGTAVRSNVIGTGEVDVSSGVILINLNPGDLIRIVPVELIGTVDIRAAALTVAQIS, encoded by the coding sequence ATGTTCTCTTCTGATTGCGAATTTACTAAAATTGATTGCGAGGCAAAACCAGCTAGTACACTACCTGCCTTCGGTTTTGCTTTCAACGCGTCTGCACCTCAGTTCGCTTCATTATTTACACCACTACTATTACCTAGCGTAAGTCCAAACCCAAATATTACTGTTCCTGTAATAAATGATACAGTAAGTGTCGGAGATGGCATTCGAATTCTACGAGCTGGTATTTATCAAATCAGTTATACATTAACAATTAGTCTTGATAACTCACCTGTTGCACCAGAAGCTGGTCGTTTCTTCTTATCATTAGGTACACCAGCTAACATTATTCCTGGATCAGGTACAGCGGTTCGTTCTAACGTTATTGGTACTGGTGAAGTAGACGTATCCAGCGGTGTTATTCTTATTAACTTAAACCCTGGTGACTTAATCAGAATCGTACCAGTTGAATTGATTGGAACTGTAGACATCCGTGCAGCAGCATTAACAGTTGCACAAATTAGCTAG
- a CDS encoding PH domain-containing protein, whose product MEFPSKKDAWLYPILFIVVGACFAPIFAGREYFLLFFTIPLAILFMWSWFSTKYIVGEETITIRSGFVKKRIFIRDIKQISNTKNPIAAYALSFDRLEIVYGAHQTEIISPKDKEQFINHVKNKNPHIEIK is encoded by the coding sequence ATGGAATTTCCATCAAAAAAGGATGCATGGTTATACCCAATCTTGTTTATTGTTGTAGGTGCCTGCTTTGCTCCAATATTTGCAGGAAGAGAATATTTTCTGTTATTTTTCACAATCCCATTAGCTATATTATTTATGTGGAGTTGGTTTTCAACAAAATATATTGTCGGAGAAGAAACCATTACTATTAGATCAGGTTTCGTTAAAAAGCGCATATTTATACGAGACATAAAACAAATTTCAAATACGAAAAATCCAATAGCAGCTTATGCATTGTCATTTGATCGACTTGAAATTGTTTACGGCGCACATCAAACAGAAATCATTTCTCCTAAAGATAAAGAGCAATTTATTAATCATGTAAAAAATAAAAATCCACACATTGAAATAAAGTAA
- the exsY gene encoding exosporium assembly protein ExsY translates to MSCNENKHHGSSHCVVDVVKFINELQDCSTTTCGSGCEIPFLGAHNTASVANTRPFILYTKAGAPFEAFAPSANLTSCRSPIFRVESVDDDSCAVLRVLSVVLGDSSPVPPTDDPICTFLAVPNARLVSTSTCITVDLSCFCAIQCLRDVTI, encoded by the coding sequence ATGAGTTGTAACGAAAATAAACACCATGGCTCTTCTCATTGTGTAGTTGACGTTGTAAAATTCATCAATGAATTACAAGATTGTTCTACAACAACATGTGGATCTGGTTGTGAAATTCCATTTTTAGGCGCACACAATACTGCATCAGTAGCAAATACACGCCCTTTTATTTTATACACAAAAGCTGGCGCACCTTTTGAAGCATTTGCACCTTCTGCAAACCTTACTAGCTGCCGATCTCCAATTTTCCGTGTGGAAAGTGTAGATGATGATAGCTGTGCTGTACTACGTGTATTAAGTGTAGTATTAGGTGATAGCTCTCCTGTACCACCTACTGATGACCCAATTTGTACGTTTTTAGCTGTACCAAATGCAAGACTAGTATCGACATCTACTTGTATTACTGTAGATTTAAGCTGTTTCTGTGCGATTCAATGCTTACGCGACGTTACTATCTAA
- the cotY gene encoding spore coat protein CotY codes for MSCNCNEDHHHHDCDFNCVSNVVRFIHELQECATTTCGSGCEVPFLGAHNSASVANTRPFILYTKAGAPFEAFAPSANLTSCRSPIFRVESIDDDDCAVLRVLSVVLGDTSPVPPTDDPICTFLAVPNARLISTNTCLTVDLSCFCAIQCLRDVTI; via the coding sequence ATGAGCTGCAATTGTAACGAAGACCATCATCACCATGATTGTGATTTCAACTGTGTATCAAATGTCGTTCGTTTTATACATGAATTACAAGAATGCGCAACTACAACATGCGGATCTGGTTGCGAAGTTCCCTTTTTAGGAGCACATAATAGCGCATCCGTAGCAAATACGCGTCCTTTTATTTTATACACAAAAGCTGGCGCACCTTTTGAAGCATTTGCACCTTCTGCAAACCTTACTAGCTGCCGATCTCCAATTTTCCGTGTCGAGAGTATAGATGATGATGATTGCGCTGTATTGCGTGTATTAAGTGTAGTATTAGGTGATACTTCTCCTGTACCACCTACCGACGATCCAATCTGTACATTCCTAGCTGTACCAAATGCAAGATTAATATCGACTAACACTTGTCTTACTGTTGATTTAAGTTGCTTCTGTGCGATTCAATGCTTGCGTGATGTTACGATTTAA
- the trpE gene encoding anthranilate synthase component I has product MMTKEEFIKQKEQRKTFLVIAEEEGDSITPISLYRRMKGKKKFLLESSQLHQDKGRYSYLGCNPYGEVKSVGTEVERTIYGRAEKLQSNVLQVLEEIIAPSQVDSPFPFCGGAVGYIGYDVIRQYENIGADLHDPLNIPEVHLLLYREFIVYDHLRQKLSFVYVCREDDSADYEEVYERLRVYKEEVLQGEEAEVTEIRSTLSFTSSITEREFCVMVETAKEHIGAGDIFQVVLSQRLQSECIGDPFALYRKLRIANPSPYMFYIDFQDYVVLGSSPESLLSVREDKVMTNPIAGTRPRGKTKEEDTEIEKELLENEKERAEHMMLVDLGRNDIGRVSEIGSVTIDKYMKVEKYSHVMHIVSEVYGTLRKQMSGFDALAYCLPAGTVSGAPKIRAMEIINELENEKRNVYAGAVGYVSFSGNLDMALAIRTMVVKDEKAYVQAGAGIVYDSDPVAEYEETLNKARALLEVMK; this is encoded by the coding sequence ATGATGACAAAAGAGGAATTTATAAAACAGAAAGAACAAAGAAAAACATTTTTGGTAATCGCTGAAGAAGAAGGAGATAGCATTACGCCAATTTCTTTATATAGACGTATGAAAGGTAAAAAGAAATTTTTATTAGAAAGCTCACAGCTTCATCAAGATAAAGGGCGTTATTCTTACTTAGGTTGTAATCCATATGGTGAAGTGAAAAGCGTTGGTACGGAAGTGGAACGAACGATTTACGGCAGGGCAGAAAAGTTGCAAAGTAACGTACTACAAGTGTTAGAAGAAATAATCGCACCATCACAAGTAGACAGTCCATTTCCATTTTGCGGAGGAGCAGTTGGATACATTGGCTATGACGTCATTCGGCAATATGAAAACATTGGAGCAGATTTACATGATCCATTGAATATTCCAGAAGTACACCTTTTACTGTACCGTGAGTTTATCGTGTATGACCACTTACGCCAAAAGTTGTCGTTTGTATATGTATGCAGGGAAGATGATTCAGCAGATTATGAAGAAGTATACGAAAGGCTGCGAGTATACAAAGAGGAAGTGCTACAGGGAGAAGAAGCGGAAGTAACTGAAATAAGATCAACATTATCATTCACTTCTTCTATAACGGAAAGAGAATTTTGCGTGATGGTAGAAACGGCGAAAGAACACATCGGGGCCGGGGACATATTTCAAGTTGTATTATCTCAGCGTTTGCAAAGCGAATGTATTGGAGATCCATTCGCGTTATATCGAAAACTTCGAATTGCCAATCCATCACCATATATGTTTTATATCGATTTTCAAGATTATGTTGTACTCGGTTCTTCGCCAGAAAGTTTGTTATCAGTAAGGGAGGATAAAGTGATGACGAATCCAATTGCTGGTACGAGGCCGAGAGGGAAAACGAAGGAGGAAGATACGGAGATTGAAAAAGAACTGTTAGAAAATGAGAAAGAGCGAGCGGAGCATATGATGCTTGTAGATCTTGGGCGAAATGATATTGGTAGAGTGAGTGAAATCGGCTCAGTTACGATAGATAAATATATGAAAGTAGAAAAATATTCTCACGTTATGCACATTGTATCTGAAGTTTACGGAACATTGCGAAAACAAATGAGCGGATTTGATGCATTAGCGTACTGTTTACCAGCGGGGACGGTATCAGGTGCTCCGAAAATTAGAGCGATGGAAATTATAAATGAGCTAGAGAATGAAAAAAGAAATGTGTACGCCGGTGCAGTTGGATACGTTAGTTTTTCAGGGAATCTTGATATGGCGCTCGCCATTCGAACAATGGTTGTAAAGGATGAAAAAGCATACGTTCAGGCAGGAGCGGGTATTGTTTACGATTCAGATCCAGTAGCTGAATATGAAGAAACATTAAATAAAGCGAGAGCGCTATTGGAGGTAATGAAATGA
- a CDS encoding ATP-dependent helicase, with amino-acid sequence MTQEKFSQKSLTHADIPRATYHIPKTSTHLIMEEDADAAYFRALEQQNVFLNEKQLEAVRTTEGPVLTLAGAGSGKTSVLTTRVGYLVNVKQVHPRNILLLTFTQKAAEEIRNRVANLPGMNHAASSYVVAGTFHSVFLKLLRSQGYNQQILANEKHKQIMIKKILKELRLKDAYDAETMLAMISLEKNKLNRPKDVKAKTPVEQEFKEVYERFEEVKQRYNYIDFDDILLETYYMLENNAPLLTQLQQRFHYIEVDEFQDTSYAQYEIVKLLASPRNNLFIAGDDDQAIYGWRGASHQIILSFPKEFDNTTIIALNTNYRSNPFIVGLGNEVIKLNQERFDKELYSVREEGVQPFYARPATTLDEANQILQLIQEKVDSGERNYKDFCLLYRTHSVSRSLLDQLTIHKIPFIKHGASQSFYEHSLIKPVLDHLRLVIEPFRLESLSNILPTMYIGRDDCISFIEREQWKYGEGRFPSLLHFLLLNPSLKPFQVKKVNERIDFIKFIKELEPKKALKEIIHGKGKYLEYLQSNDRSSFTMHKDIQEEMLEELMESANRFTDIPAYLQFIDEAIQGQKEMEALKTMPQKDAVSLMSIHNAKGLEFPCVFLLGASDGILPHTSSLKDANDRVTETSEALEEERRLLYVAITRAKEELYISSPQFFRGKKLDISRFLYTVRKDLPEKTSTK; translated from the coding sequence ATGACACAAGAAAAATTTTCACAAAAATCATTAACGCACGCTGATATTCCACGTGCAACATATCATATTCCGAAAACATCTACCCATTTAATTATGGAAGAAGATGCAGATGCGGCGTATTTCCGCGCTCTCGAACAGCAAAATGTATTTTTAAACGAAAAACAATTAGAAGCCGTACGAACGACAGAAGGTCCTGTTCTTACATTGGCTGGTGCCGGAAGTGGAAAAACATCTGTTTTAACAACTCGCGTAGGTTATTTAGTAAATGTAAAACAAGTTCATCCGCGAAATATTTTATTACTTACATTTACACAAAAAGCGGCTGAAGAAATCCGAAATCGCGTAGCGAATTTACCGGGTATGAATCATGCGGCAAGTAGCTATGTTGTTGCCGGTACGTTTCACTCTGTCTTTTTAAAATTGCTTCGTAGTCAAGGATATAATCAGCAAATTTTAGCAAACGAAAAACATAAACAAATTATGATAAAGAAAATTTTAAAAGAATTGCGTTTAAAAGACGCTTATGATGCTGAAACGATGCTCGCGATGATTTCACTTGAGAAAAACAAGTTGAATCGCCCGAAAGATGTAAAAGCAAAAACACCTGTTGAACAAGAATTTAAAGAAGTATACGAGCGTTTTGAAGAAGTGAAACAACGATATAACTATATCGATTTCGATGACATCTTATTAGAAACATATTATATGTTAGAAAATAATGCTCCTTTGCTTACCCAATTACAACAACGTTTTCACTATATTGAAGTAGATGAGTTCCAAGATACATCGTATGCACAATATGAAATTGTAAAATTGTTAGCTTCGCCAAGAAATAATTTGTTTATCGCAGGTGATGACGATCAGGCAATATATGGCTGGCGAGGAGCAAGTCACCAAATTATTTTATCTTTCCCAAAAGAATTTGATAACACTACGATTATTGCCCTTAATACGAATTATCGATCCAATCCTTTTATTGTCGGACTTGGAAATGAAGTTATCAAACTAAATCAAGAGCGTTTTGATAAAGAGCTATATTCTGTACGCGAAGAAGGTGTACAACCTTTTTACGCAAGGCCGGCTACGACTCTTGATGAAGCAAACCAAATTTTGCAGCTCATTCAAGAAAAGGTAGATAGCGGTGAACGAAACTATAAAGATTTTTGTTTACTATATCGCACACATTCTGTAAGCCGTTCGTTACTTGATCAGCTTACCATTCATAAAATCCCGTTCATTAAGCACGGCGCAAGTCAGTCATTTTATGAACATTCTTTAATTAAGCCTGTATTAGACCATTTACGACTCGTAATTGAGCCGTTTCGATTAGAATCACTTTCAAATATATTACCAACGATGTATATCGGGCGTGATGATTGTATTTCATTTATTGAACGTGAACAATGGAAATATGGTGAAGGTCGTTTTCCTTCTCTTCTTCATTTCTTATTATTAAATCCAAGCTTAAAACCTTTTCAAGTGAAAAAGGTAAATGAGCGTATCGATTTTATTAAATTTATAAAAGAATTAGAACCGAAAAAAGCTTTAAAAGAAATTATTCATGGTAAAGGAAAGTATTTAGAGTACTTACAAAGTAACGATCGTTCTTCCTTTACGATGCATAAAGATATACAAGAAGAAATGTTAGAAGAATTAATGGAGTCGGCAAATCGTTTCACCGACATTCCAGCTTATTTACAATTTATTGATGAAGCCATTCAAGGGCAAAAAGAAATGGAAGCATTAAAAACAATGCCGCAAAAAGATGCTGTTTCGCTTATGTCTATTCATAACGCAAAAGGTCTTGAATTTCCATGCGTCTTTTTACTTGGAGCGAGCGATGGTATTCTGCCCCACACTTCTTCTTTAAAAGATGCTAACGACCGTGTTACAGAGACTTCTGAAGCTTTAGAAGAAGAACGCCGACTACTTTATGTCGCAATTACACGGGCGAAAGAAGAACTTTACATTTCCTCTCCGCAATTTTTTAGAGGAAAAAAATTAGATATATCTCGTTTTTTATACACTGTGCGAAAAGATTTACCTGAAAAGACATCCACTAAATAA
- a CDS encoding alpha/beta hydrolase: MNQTIGRIEEISFYSASLQEDVTLLVYLPVNYTPLHKHTVVIAQDGRDYFQLGKAHRVIERLRETEEIDRTIIVGIPYKNVHDRKEKYFPNEVKNAAYIRFLAHELAPYIDENYPTYQMGKGRVLIGDSLGGTVSFMTALMYPHTFGKVVMQSPFVDETVMNLAKDFKNPEALELYHVIGTEETAVKRTDGQVSDFVGPNRELNTLLTDRNFITHYEEFEGNHTWKYWQTDLPKAFSHMLSMK; encoded by the coding sequence ATGAATCAAACAATTGGGAGAATTGAAGAAATTTCATTTTATAGTGCATCACTTCAAGAAGATGTTACACTTCTCGTTTACTTACCGGTAAATTACACACCACTGCACAAACATACAGTTGTCATTGCACAAGATGGCAGAGATTATTTTCAGCTTGGGAAAGCACACCGTGTAATTGAGCGCCTTCGTGAAACTGAAGAAATTGACCGTACAATTATTGTCGGTATTCCATATAAAAATGTACACGATCGTAAAGAAAAATATTTCCCAAATGAAGTAAAAAACGCTGCGTATATTCGTTTCCTTGCTCATGAACTTGCACCATATATCGATGAAAATTATCCAACGTACCAAATGGGAAAAGGTCGTGTGCTAATTGGTGATTCTCTCGGCGGAACAGTTTCCTTCATGACTGCACTTATGTATCCGCATACATTCGGTAAAGTCGTTATGCAATCACCATTTGTGGATGAAACAGTAATGAACTTAGCAAAAGACTTCAAAAATCCGGAGGCGCTAGAGCTTTATCACGTTATTGGGACAGAAGAAACAGCTGTAAAGCGCACTGATGGACAAGTATCTGATTTCGTAGGGCCGAACCGTGAGCTTAATACCCTTCTGACAGATAGAAATTTCATCACGCATTACGAAGAGTTTGAAGGCAATCATACGTGGAAATATTGGCAAACTGATTTACCGAAAGCTTTCTCTCATATGCTATCAATGAAATAA
- a CDS encoding DUF1360 domain-containing protein gives MLFTSWLLFFIFALAAFRLTRLIVYDKITGFLRRPFIDELEITEPDGSVSTFTKVKGKGLRKWIGELLSCYWCTGVWVSAFLLVLYNWIPIVAEPLLALLAIAGAAAIIETITGYFMGE, from the coding sequence ATGCTGTTTACAAGCTGGCTTTTATTTTTTATTTTCGCGTTAGCTGCTTTTAGGCTCACTCGTTTAATTGTTTATGATAAAATTACAGGCTTTTTGCGAAGACCATTTATTGATGAATTAGAAATTACAGAGCCGGATGGAAGTGTATCAACTTTTACAAAAGTAAAGGGTAAAGGATTAAGAAAGTGGATTGGCGAATTATTAAGCTGTTATTGGTGTACAGGTGTATGGGTTAGTGCTTTTTTATTAGTTTTATATAATTGGATTCCGATCGTTGCAGAGCCGTTACTTGCATTATTAGCTATTGCAGGAGCAGCAGCAATCATTGAAACGATTACAGGATATTTTATGGGAGAATAA
- the putP gene encoding sodium/proline symporter PutP, with the protein MSTQMLTLTSISIYMLGMLVIGYFAYKRTSNLTDYMLGGRTLGPAVTALSAGASDMSGWLLMGLPGAMFSVGLSSSWIAIGLTLGAYANWLYVAPRLRTYSEIANNSITIPEFLEHRFQDKSHMLRLVSGLVIMIFFTFYVASGLVSGAVLFENSFGMNYHVGLFIVAGVVVAYTLFGGFLAVSWTDFVQGIIMVIALILVPTVTIMNVNGLGPAFSTIKSIDPTLLDIFKGTSVLGIISLFAWGLGYVGQPHIIVRFMAISSVKEIKSARRIGMSWMIFSVVGAMFTGLIGIAYYSDKGLKLSNPETIFLELGKILFHPLITGFLLAAILAAIMSTISSQLLVTSSAITEDLYRTFFKRSASDKELVFVGRMAVLVIALVGCALAFKQNDTILALVGYAWAGFGSSFGPAILLSLYWKRMTKWGALAGMISGAATVIIWTQFKFLKEFLYEMIPGFTISLLVIVIVSLLTQPSKEIEEQFENFEKQHSDNL; encoded by the coding sequence ATGAGTACGCAGATGTTAACTTTAACTTCTATCTCTATTTACATGCTCGGGATGTTAGTAATTGGCTATTTCGCCTATAAACGAACGTCCAACTTAACAGATTATATGCTTGGCGGGCGTACACTAGGCCCCGCAGTAACAGCATTAAGTGCTGGAGCATCCGATATGAGTGGTTGGCTTTTAATGGGCTTACCCGGTGCAATGTTTAGCGTTGGATTAAGTAGTAGTTGGATTGCGATCGGCCTAACACTAGGCGCATACGCAAACTGGCTATATGTTGCTCCTCGCTTACGTACCTACTCTGAAATTGCAAACAACTCTATTACTATCCCAGAATTTTTGGAACATCGCTTCCAAGACAAATCCCATATGCTACGCTTAGTATCCGGACTTGTTATTATGATTTTCTTTACTTTTTATGTAGCTTCAGGATTAGTTTCAGGCGCTGTATTATTTGAAAATTCATTTGGTATGAACTACCATGTTGGATTATTCATTGTTGCAGGCGTTGTTGTAGCTTACACGTTATTTGGTGGTTTCTTAGCAGTAAGTTGGACAGACTTCGTGCAAGGAATCATTATGGTAATTGCTCTTATTCTTGTTCCTACCGTTACAATTATGAATGTAAATGGGCTTGGTCCAGCATTTAGCACAATTAAATCAATTGATCCAACATTATTAGACATTTTTAAAGGCACTTCTGTATTAGGTATTATTTCATTATTCGCATGGGGCCTTGGTTATGTTGGACAACCACATATTATCGTACGATTTATGGCAATTTCTTCTGTAAAAGAAATTAAAAGTGCAAGACGAATTGGTATGAGCTGGATGATTTTCTCTGTTGTTGGAGCTATGTTTACTGGTCTTATCGGTATTGCATACTACTCAGACAAAGGATTAAAGCTATCCAATCCAGAGACAATTTTCCTTGAACTAGGAAAGATTTTATTCCATCCGCTTATTACTGGATTTTTATTAGCCGCTATTTTAGCAGCAATTATGAGTACAATCTCATCTCAGTTACTCGTTACTTCTAGTGCCATAACTGAAGACTTATATCGTACTTTCTTTAAACGTTCTGCTTCTGATAAAGAGCTTGTATTTGTCGGCCGTATGGCTGTACTTGTTATAGCATTAGTTGGATGTGCATTAGCGTTTAAACAAAATGATACGATTTTAGCTCTTGTTGGATACGCTTGGGCTGGATTTGGCTCTTCATTCGGACCTGCTATTTTATTAAGCTTATATTGGAAACGTATGACGAAGTGGGGCGCACTTGCTGGTATGATTTCTGGTGCCGCTACAGTCATTATTTGGACTCAATTCAAATTCTTAAAAGAATTCTTATATGAAATGATCCCTGGTTTCACTATTAGTTTACTAGTAATCGTAATTGTTAGTTTACTAACACAGCCTTCAAAAGAAATTGAAGAGCAATTTGAGAATTTCGAAAAACAACATAGTGATAATCTATAA
- a CDS encoding Ig-like domain-containing protein codes for MLAAFQQQQTRKFSPITNTSASCLNIQPNPPKISIAPSVISVIGVHMEKNKLKVRTGQSTELSASVLPMQATNKELIWTNMNADVITLYPKGDTVTITGKSAGRAVVIVTTAEGKFRDLCIIHVQPYMTNPK; via the coding sequence ATGTTAGCAGCTTTCCAGCAACAACAAACACGAAAATTTTCACCTATCACCAATACTTCTGCGTCTTGTTTGAACATACAACCTAATCCACCTAAAATTTCAATTGCTCCTTCTGTTATTTCAGTCATCGGTGTTCATATGGAGAAAAATAAGTTAAAAGTAAGAACTGGCCAAAGCACTGAGTTATCAGCTTCCGTTTTGCCAATGCAAGCAACGAATAAAGAACTTATTTGGACGAATATGAATGCTGATGTTATCACACTGTATCCAAAAGGTGACACGGTAACGATTACTGGAAAAAGTGCAGGTAGGGCAGTCGTAATTGTTACAACTGCTGAAGGAAAGTTCCGTGATCTATGTATCATTCACGTACAACCTTATATGACAAACCCAAAGTAA
- a CDS encoding YjcG family protein: protein MKLGIVIFPSKMIQDKANGLRKRYDPHYALVPPHITLKTPFETQDEQLESIVNKLHTIASKTNPFTLHVGKVGSFAPVNNVIYFKVEKTPELTFLNEEMHSGFFTQEREYAFVPHLTIGQGLSDAEHADVLGRLRMKDFYYEQPIDRFHLLYQLENGTWTVHETFRLGKGNN from the coding sequence ATGAAATTAGGCATTGTAATTTTTCCATCTAAAATGATTCAAGATAAAGCGAACGGATTGCGTAAACGTTATGATCCACACTACGCATTAGTTCCGCCACATATTACATTGAAAACACCCTTTGAGACGCAAGATGAACAATTAGAATCGATTGTAAACAAGTTACATACAATCGCAAGTAAAACGAACCCTTTCACCCTTCATGTTGGAAAAGTTGGTTCATTCGCACCTGTTAATAATGTTATTTATTTTAAAGTAGAAAAAACACCTGAACTTACTTTCTTAAATGAGGAAATGCATAGCGGATTCTTTACACAAGAACGCGAATACGCTTTTGTACCTCATTTAACAATTGGGCAAGGCTTATCAGATGCAGAGCATGCTGATGTACTAGGTCGATTACGTATGAAAGATTTCTATTACGAACAACCAATTGACCGTTTCCACCTACTATATCAATTAGAAAATGGAACATGGACTGTACACGAAACATTCCGCCTTGGAAAGGGGAACAACTAA
- a CDS encoding GNAT family N-acetyltransferase has protein sequence MHAQIVQTDEQLRDAFSVRKQVFVKEQQVSAEEEYDEFEETSIHVVIYDNDVPVGAGRFRTIDGIGKMERICVLASHRKKGIGKIVMDALEAYAKENSLSKLKLHAQTHAEDFYKKLGYVTNSDVFMEANIPHIVMIKEL, from the coding sequence TTGCATGCACAGATCGTACAAACGGACGAACAACTAAGAGATGCATTCTCTGTACGTAAGCAAGTATTTGTGAAGGAACAGCAAGTTTCTGCTGAAGAAGAGTATGATGAGTTTGAAGAAACTTCCATACACGTTGTTATATATGATAATGATGTTCCCGTTGGTGCTGGGCGTTTTCGCACCATTGATGGAATTGGAAAAATGGAACGCATTTGCGTACTAGCTTCCCATCGTAAAAAAGGCATTGGAAAAATTGTTATGGATGCACTTGAAGCATATGCGAAGGAAAACTCGCTATCAAAATTAAAGCTGCATGCCCAAACACATGCTGAAGATTTCTATAAGAAACTTGGATATGTAACGAATTCTGATGTATTTATGGAAGCAAATATTCCTCACATCGTTATGATAAAAGAATTGTAA